A genomic window from Motacilla alba alba isolate MOTALB_02 unplaced genomic scaffold, Motacilla_alba_V1.0_pri HiC_scaffold_34, whole genome shotgun sequence includes:
- the LOC119696605 gene encoding kinetochore-associated protein DSN1 homolog isoform X2, with the protein MAAKPERAPRMRETLRASERRETSMAEAAAEPGGSPGPAAAPSPRGSAGPQEDERCPGGASAESGGAAPDPDSAADSEAVPNPPLRKGTPSSSGRRSRAAGSPGSLRLSPALGSPQGRRRSWRRCSLKGRRSRRKSLPPVHHEVSALSRSISLELPEVQRLSLLLLSSFQFSARQLRRRLQQSPGFDPELFSAQVQRGSEEFQRLLQRLLQDGTLGNCLEATPGDSLDPALEESVAQVKLLMARLSGELQAWDQLLQQHLQRAQLASRSLQQLRSGSPLPLPPQSQILSSRPDYGLLLARHGPALRRLRLLVDEAQQAGKMVLEFHRQSSAFLRDLSAQLASRTFRGLPGSPARRLLQKRPQKALPADGE; encoded by the exons ATGGCGGCGAAGCCGGAGCGGGCTCCGCGCATGCGCGAAACGCTGAGGGCAAGCGAACGGCGGGAAACCTCCATGGCGGAGGCAGCGGCGGAACCCGGCggctcccccggcccggccgctgccccgtccccgcggggctcggccgggcCACAGGAGGATGAG CGATGCCCCGGCGGAGCCAGCGCTGAGAGCGGAGGGGCCGCGCCAG ACCCGGACTCTGCAGCAGACTCTGAGGCGGTTCCGAACCCTCCCCTCAGAAAGGGCACCCCGAGCTCGTCCGGCCGGCGGAGCAGagccgcgggcagccccggctccctccGCCTGTCCCCGGCTCTGGGCTCCCCTCAGGGCCGCCGCCGCTCCTGGCGCCGCTGCAGCCTCAAgggccgccgctcccgccgcaaATCGCTGCCCCCCGTGCACCACGAGGTCTCCG CCTTGAGCCGATCCATCAGCCTGGAGCTCCCCGAGGTCCAAcgtctctccctcctcctcctctccagcttccag TTCAGTGCCCGGCAGTTGCGGCGGCGCCTGCAGCAATCCCCCGGCTTCGACCCCGAGCTCTTCTCTGCCCAAG TGCAGAGGGGCTCGGAGGAattccagaggctgctccagaggctgctccaggacGGGACCCTCGGGAATTGTCTGGAAGCGACGCCGGG GGATTCCCTGGATCCAGCCCTGGAGGAATCGGTGGCGCAGGTGAAGCTGCTCATGGCCAG GCTCTCGGGGGAGCTGCAGGCCTGggatcagctcctgcagcagcacctgcagcgCGCCCAGCTCGCCTCCAG gtctctgcagcagctccgcTCGGGgtcccctctccctcttcccccccaatcccaaatcctctCCTCCCGGCCCGACTACGGCTTGCTGCTGGCGCGGCACGGCCCGGCGCTGCGCCGCCTGCGCCTCCTG gTGGATGAGGCGCAGCAGGCCGGGAAGATGGTGCTGGAGTTCCACCGGCAGAGCAGCGCCTTCCTCAGGGACCTCTCGGCGCAGCTGG CTTCCAGAACGTTCCGGGGCCTGCCGGGATCCCCCGCGCGGCGGCTGCTGCAGAAGAGGCCCCAGAAGGCGCTGCCGGCGGACggggaataa
- the LOC119696605 gene encoding uncharacterized protein LOC119696605 isoform X1 — protein sequence MAAKPERAPRMRETLRASERRETSMAEAAAEPGGSPGPAAAPSPRGSAGPQEDERCPGGASAESGGAAPDPDSAADSEAVPNPPLRKGTPSSSGRRSRAAGSPGSLRLSPALGSPQGRRRSWRRCSLKGRRSRRKSLPPVHHEVSALSRSISLELPEVQRLSLLLLSSFQFSARQLRRRLQQSPGFDPELFSAQVQRGSEEFQRLLQRLLQDGTLGNCLEATPGDSLDPALEESVAQVKLLMARLSGELQAWDQLLQQHLQRAQLASRWMRRSRPGRWCWSSTGRAAPSSGTSRRSWLPERSGACRDPPRGGCCRRGPRRRCRRTGNKKKKRKIPKSRGFPSKNIPGFCVPGLGGAVLIGWCGCQSDSSANHRAEEV from the exons ATGGCGGCGAAGCCGGAGCGGGCTCCGCGCATGCGCGAAACGCTGAGGGCAAGCGAACGGCGGGAAACCTCCATGGCGGAGGCAGCGGCGGAACCCGGCggctcccccggcccggccgctgccccgtccccgcggggctcggccgggcCACAGGAGGATGAG CGATGCCCCGGCGGAGCCAGCGCTGAGAGCGGAGGGGCCGCGCCAG ACCCGGACTCTGCAGCAGACTCTGAGGCGGTTCCGAACCCTCCCCTCAGAAAGGGCACCCCGAGCTCGTCCGGCCGGCGGAGCAGagccgcgggcagccccggctccctccGCCTGTCCCCGGCTCTGGGCTCCCCTCAGGGCCGCCGCCGCTCCTGGCGCCGCTGCAGCCTCAAgggccgccgctcccgccgcaaATCGCTGCCCCCCGTGCACCACGAGGTCTCCG CCTTGAGCCGATCCATCAGCCTGGAGCTCCCCGAGGTCCAAcgtctctccctcctcctcctctccagcttccag TTCAGTGCCCGGCAGTTGCGGCGGCGCCTGCAGCAATCCCCCGGCTTCGACCCCGAGCTCTTCTCTGCCCAAG TGCAGAGGGGCTCGGAGGAattccagaggctgctccagaggctgctccaggacGGGACCCTCGGGAATTGTCTGGAAGCGACGCCGGG GGATTCCCTGGATCCAGCCCTGGAGGAATCGGTGGCGCAGGTGAAGCTGCTCATGGCCAG GCTCTCGGGGGAGCTGCAGGCCTGggatcagctcctgcagcagcacctgcagcgCGCCCAGCTCGCCTCCAG gTGGATGAGGCGCAGCAGGCCGGGAAGATGGTGCTGGAGTTCCACCGGCAGAGCAGCGCCTTCCTCAGGGACCTCTCGGCGCAGCTGG CTTCCAGAACGTTCCGGGGCCTGCCGGGATCCCCCGCGCGGCGGCTGCTGCAGAAGAGGCCCCAGAAGGCGCTGCCGGCGGACggggaataaaaagaaaaaaaggaaaatcccaaaatcccgaGGTTTTCCCTCAAAAAATATTCCCGGGTTTTGTGTTCCGGGTTTGGGGGGCGCGGTGCTGATTGGTTGGTGCGGGTGTCAATCAGACTCATCGGCCAATCACAGGGCGGAGGAGGTGTGA